The Mugil cephalus isolate CIBA_MC_2020 chromosome 19, CIBA_Mcephalus_1.1, whole genome shotgun sequence genome has a window encoding:
- the LOC124996335 gene encoding thymic stromal cotransporter homolog isoform X2 yields the protein MLCPGRFQTGFALLRRIEPIVVMEQLGSTLFETALQMVVRDRCANATYPDVSRDDSQQKAITNFYMNYNLITKLTPIIPALLLARLSDRGWRRAPVVAPLTGYLLSRLFLLLVVLLRLPLEVMFGATAVYGLSGGFSAYWAGVMTLASLDSTPTDRSKVMMIVELLYGIAGLVGSLVSGHLFQLYTPNLAQGTILLIVSTVLHLLCLIQSIVLLQVKQVHKREPDESSHLLSRASSSSLAVEAPAAVNVVNVVLLFAAAILYDFAVGGAAEILTAFVLKAPLSWSATQVGYGNAAGFGIFLTSFLGVILFRRWASDATLILIGMMSFAVGIYWMSFATATWIFYLARSLTLFALIPMPTIRSLLSQQVPLSLYGTILTCLQVALIFAGLAYIPAFTKIYQGTLDWFPGFVFTLSSAFSVLAMIPISITGCRSAQRRQYERIQGD from the exons ATGCTGTGTCCGGGCCGGTTCCAAACGGGCTTCGCGCTTCTCCGGCGGATAGAGCCGATCGTCGTGATGGAGCAGCTGGGCAGCACCCTCTTCGAGACCGCCCTGCAGATGGTGGTCAGAGACCGGTGCGCCAACGCCACGTACCCCGATGTCTCCCGGGATGACAGCCAGCAGAAAGCCATAACGAACTTCTACATGAACTACAACCTCATCACCAAGCTGACCCCCATCATCCCGGCGCTGCTCCTGGCCAGGCTGAGCGACCGCGGCTGGAGGAGAGCCCCCGTCGTGGCGCCTCTGACCGGGTACCTGCTGTCCAGGCTCTTCCTGCTCCTGGTcgtcctcctccgcctcccgcTGGAGGTGATGTTCGGGGCGACGGCTGTCTACGGGCTCTCCGGAGGGTTCAGCGCGTACTGGGCCGGGGTGATGACTCTGGCGTCGCTGGACTCCACGCCGACCGACCGCTCCAAG GTCATGATGATAGTGGAGCTCCTGTACGGGATAGCAGGTCTGGTGGGCAGCTTGgtgtccggccatctgttccAGCTCTACACCCCCAATTTGGCTCAGGGGACCATCCTCCTCATTGTGAGCACCGTGCTGCACCTGCTCTGCCTCATACAGTCAATAGTCCTGCTGCAG GTGAAACAAGTACACAAAAGAGAGCCAGATGAGAGCTCCCACCTCCTCTCTCGCGCCTCCAGCAGCTCTCTCGCAGTCGAGGCTCCCGCCGCCGTGAATGTGGTGAACGTGGTCCTGCTCTTCGCCGCTGCCATCCTGTACGACTTTGCAGTGGGCGGAGCGGCAGAAATTCTGACTGCCTTCGTCCTGAAGGCGCCACTCAGCTGGAGCGCCACTCAA GTTGGTTATGGGAATGCGGCCGGCTTTGGGATTTTCCTCACCAGTTTCCTTGGCGTCATTTTATTTCGCCGCTGGGCAAGCGACGCCACGCTGATCCTGATTGGCATGATGTCATTCGCCGTGGGGATCTACTGGATGTCCTTTGCCACAGCCACCTGGATATTCTACCTCG CTCGTTCCCTCACCCTGTTCGCTCTCATCCCGATGCCCACGATCAGATCTCTGCTCTCACAGCAGGTTCCACTATCGTTATATG GCACCATCCTCACCTGCCTGCAGGTGGCTCTGATATTTGCCGGCCTGGCGTACATCCCAGCGTTTACTAAGATCTACCAGGGAACCCTGGACTGGTTCCCAGGCTTCGTCTTCACGCTCTCCAGCGCCTTCTCCGTCCTGGCAATGATACCCATCAG CATCACCGGCTGCAGATCGGCCCAGAGGAGACAGTACGAGAGGATCCAGGGCGACTGA
- the LOC124996335 gene encoding thymic stromal cotransporter homolog isoform X1, translating into MLCPGRFQTGFALLRRIEPIVVMEQLGSTLFETALQMVVRDRCANATYPDVSRDDSQQKAITNFYMNYNLITKLTPIIPALLLARLSDRGWRRAPVVAPLTGYLLSRLFLLLVVLLRLPLEVMFGATAVYGLSGGFSAYWAGVMTLASLDSTPTDRSKVMMSSRYTEKLQVMMIVELLYGIAGLVGSLVSGHLFQLYTPNLAQGTILLIVSTVLHLLCLIQSIVLLQVKQVHKREPDESSHLLSRASSSSLAVEAPAAVNVVNVVLLFAAAILYDFAVGGAAEILTAFVLKAPLSWSATQVGYGNAAGFGIFLTSFLGVILFRRWASDATLILIGMMSFAVGIYWMSFATATWIFYLARSLTLFALIPMPTIRSLLSQQVPLSLYGTILTCLQVALIFAGLAYIPAFTKIYQGTLDWFPGFVFTLSSAFSVLAMIPISITGCRSAQRRQYERIQGD; encoded by the exons ATGCTGTGTCCGGGCCGGTTCCAAACGGGCTTCGCGCTTCTCCGGCGGATAGAGCCGATCGTCGTGATGGAGCAGCTGGGCAGCACCCTCTTCGAGACCGCCCTGCAGATGGTGGTCAGAGACCGGTGCGCCAACGCCACGTACCCCGATGTCTCCCGGGATGACAGCCAGCAGAAAGCCATAACGAACTTCTACATGAACTACAACCTCATCACCAAGCTGACCCCCATCATCCCGGCGCTGCTCCTGGCCAGGCTGAGCGACCGCGGCTGGAGGAGAGCCCCCGTCGTGGCGCCTCTGACCGGGTACCTGCTGTCCAGGCTCTTCCTGCTCCTGGTcgtcctcctccgcctcccgcTGGAGGTGATGTTCGGGGCGACGGCTGTCTACGGGCTCTCCGGAGGGTTCAGCGCGTACTGGGCCGGGGTGATGACTCTGGCGTCGCTGGACTCCACGCCGACCGACCGCTCCAAG GTTATGATGTCAAGTCGATATACTGAGAAATTGCAG GTCATGATGATAGTGGAGCTCCTGTACGGGATAGCAGGTCTGGTGGGCAGCTTGgtgtccggccatctgttccAGCTCTACACCCCCAATTTGGCTCAGGGGACCATCCTCCTCATTGTGAGCACCGTGCTGCACCTGCTCTGCCTCATACAGTCAATAGTCCTGCTGCAG GTGAAACAAGTACACAAAAGAGAGCCAGATGAGAGCTCCCACCTCCTCTCTCGCGCCTCCAGCAGCTCTCTCGCAGTCGAGGCTCCCGCCGCCGTGAATGTGGTGAACGTGGTCCTGCTCTTCGCCGCTGCCATCCTGTACGACTTTGCAGTGGGCGGAGCGGCAGAAATTCTGACTGCCTTCGTCCTGAAGGCGCCACTCAGCTGGAGCGCCACTCAA GTTGGTTATGGGAATGCGGCCGGCTTTGGGATTTTCCTCACCAGTTTCCTTGGCGTCATTTTATTTCGCCGCTGGGCAAGCGACGCCACGCTGATCCTGATTGGCATGATGTCATTCGCCGTGGGGATCTACTGGATGTCCTTTGCCACAGCCACCTGGATATTCTACCTCG CTCGTTCCCTCACCCTGTTCGCTCTCATCCCGATGCCCACGATCAGATCTCTGCTCTCACAGCAGGTTCCACTATCGTTATATG GCACCATCCTCACCTGCCTGCAGGTGGCTCTGATATTTGCCGGCCTGGCGTACATCCCAGCGTTTACTAAGATCTACCAGGGAACCCTGGACTGGTTCCCAGGCTTCGTCTTCACGCTCTCCAGCGCCTTCTCCGTCCTGGCAATGATACCCATCAG CATCACCGGCTGCAGATCGGCCCAGAGGAGACAGTACGAGAGGATCCAGGGCGACTGA